Below is a genomic region from Thermoleophilaceae bacterium.
CGCCCGGTCTTCCTCTACGGCTTCGACGACCTGACCTACGAGCAGCTCGCGCTGGTGGAGGGGCTGTCCCGCGCCGCCGAGGTGGTGGTCGCGCTCGTGCACGAGCCCGGCCGCGCCTGCCTCGTGGCGCGCGAGCGCCTGCTCGCCCGGCTGCAGAGCCTGGGCGCCGAGCACGCGGAGACCCTGCCGCCGCACGAGGGCCCGGGCCTGCTCTCCCACCTCGAGCGCGGCTTCCTGGCGCTCGACGCGCCGCGGCGCGAGCCGGGCGAGGGGCTGGTGCTGCTCGAGGCCTCGGGCGAGCGCAACGAGGTGGAGCAGGTGGGCGCGGAGATCGCCTCCCTGCTGCGGGCCGGCGCCGCGCCCGAGGACATGGCGGTGATCGTGCGCGCCCCCGAGGCGCACGCCGCGCTGATCGAGCAGGTCTTTGCCTCCTACGGGATCCCGGCGGCCATCGACGCCCAGATGCCGTTCGGGCGCACCGTGCTCGGCCGCGGCCTGGTGGCGCTGCTGCGCGCCGCGCTCGTCACCCGCTCGGCCGCCGACCTCGTGGCCTACCTGCGCACGCCCGGCCGCGCGGCCACGCCCAACGCCGTGGACCGGCTGGAGCGCGACGTGCGCGTGGAGCGGCGCGAGACCGTTGACGAGGCGGAGGAGGCCTGGCTGGCCGAGGAGCGGCGCGAGCTGTGGGAGCTGCGCGCACTGCGCGAGGCCGCCGCGCAGGGTCCCGCCGCGCTCGTGGAGCGTGTGGCCGAGCTGGCGCGGGACATGTTCGAGTGGGCGCGCCGCCGCCAGGCGCCGGTGCTCGACCGCGCCGCGCGCCGCGACCAGCTGGCCTCCGAGCAGGCCGGCCGCGCGCTGGCAGAGCTCGCCGAGCTGTGCGCCGCCGATCCCGGCCTGGCGCCCGACGCCGCGGGCCTGGCCGAGCTGCTCGACACCTTGGCGGTGTGGCGCTCGGGCGGCGACCCCACGGGCTGTGTGGAGGTCATGAGCCCCTACCGCGCCCGCGCCCGCCGCTATCCGCACGTGTTCGTGCTGTCGCTGCAGGAGGGCGAGTTTCCGCGCCGCGGCAGCGACGACCCCTTCCTCACCGAGTCCGAGCGCGTGGCCTGCGGCCTGCCCCAGCGCGCCGACCAGCGCGACGAGGAGCGCTACCTCTTCTACAGCGCCATCTCCCGCGCGCTGCGGCGGCTGCACCTGTCCTGGCGCGGGGCCGACGACGACGGCCGCGAGCTGGCCCGCTCGTTCTTCGTGGACGACGTGCTCGATCTCCTCACCGAGGACGCCGAGGGCGAGCTCGTCCGCCGCAAGTCGCTGTCGGACACCGTCTTCGAGCCCGCCCGTGCGCCAACGGAGCTGGAGCTGGCGCGCTCGCTGGCCGCCTGGGAGCGCACGGAGGCGCCGGCCGCGCTGGGCGCCGGGCCCGCACTCTCGGAGCGGCTGGCCGCGCGCCTTGCCCGCGCGCGCGAGCGCGCGGACTTCCTCCCCGGCGACCTCGTGGTGGACGTCGTGCGGGAGGACTTCGCCCAGCGCGGCGTGTTCGGGGCCTCGAGCCTCGAGAGCTACGCCGAGTGCCCGTTCCGCTACTTCGTGGGCCACGAGCTGCGGCCGCGCCCGCTGCGGCCCGACGACGACGCCCTGGCGCGCGGCGGCCTGCTCCACCGG
It encodes:
- a CDS encoding PD-(D/E)XK nuclease family protein, with the protein product MPLALVTGPANSGKTGELLDRFTGALAREPVLVLPTSADVRRFEEELLARRPVAVGGRILTFGRLFESVAQAVGAVTPPALSAHQRDAVLAVVAREAPLEALAGPARRRGFAAALGGFVDEAQAARLTPAELAVRLRGVAARGAGDGGYLRELAVLCERYAARVAKLGRADAHDLAGAAIDGLTADPAAWGGRPVFLYGFDDLTYEQLALVEGLSRAAEVVVALVHEPGRACLVARERLLARLQSLGAEHAETLPPHEGPGLLSHLERGFLALDAPRREPGEGLVLLEASGERNEVEQVGAEIASLLRAGAAPEDMAVIVRAPEAHAALIEQVFASYGIPAAIDAQMPFGRTVLGRGLVALLRAALVTRSAADLVAYLRTPGRAATPNAVDRLERDVRVERRETVDEAEEAWLAEERRELWELRALREAAAQGPAALVERVAELARDMFEWARRRQAPVLDRAARRDQLASEQAGRALAELAELCAADPGLAPDAAGLAELLDTLAVWRSGGDPTGCVEVMSPYRARARRYPHVFVLSLQEGEFPRRGSDDPFLTESERVACGLPQRADQRDEERYLFYSAISRALRRLHLSWRGADDDGRELARSFFVDDVLDLLTEDAEGELVRRKSLSDTVFEPARAPTELELARSLAAWERTEAPAALGAGPALSERLAARLARARERADFLPGDLVVDVVREDFAQRGVFGASSLESYAECPFRYFVGHELRPRPLRPDDDALARGGLLHRALELVYEECRGVTAETVEAVVARAREILAEQAEGGAMAPVTPAARATYRRMESDLIRFIRHDARQPVGLPVHTLEAAFGGREGDEHPALELGEGVRLHGNIDRVDGTDGGNAFIHDYKSGSSVVRGLDFEAQAKLQLPLYMLAVKELWGMRPVGAVYHPLGKQYDAIPRGLLRRPEGELPEELEQFKDTDFADDADFDEQLERARRGGIELAHQIQSGHLGREPLDGACPRWCDLHAICRRDRGAKNPPENGERPPVD